Part of the Toxotes jaculatrix isolate fToxJac2 chromosome 1, fToxJac2.pri, whole genome shotgun sequence genome, tcctgctgcgGTAGAACCAGTAATGTCACATGTAGACAAGGCATCTGtatgaccagctgcatcacagaGTGCTTTTTGGAATTGAAACTGGTAGATGGTTCTTGTGAAGTACCTGTATTCACaaccagtgacacacacacacacacacacacacacacacacacacacacacacacacacacacacacacacacacacacacacacacacacacacacacacacacacacacacacacacacacaacacacacacacacacacacacaggtgatgtCTTATGACAGAACTGGGGCAAAACTGTTTTCAATACTGAAAGTTGCTCTAGTGCAGCAGTGGGCAAGATTTTACACATAACTGACcagtgtgataaaaaaaaaaaaaaaaaaaaaaactagaaagCTAAATCAATGTGTTACTTtaagagaaaatgtgaagattttTAATCTGTACTGGGATCTGAGTTCAGAAGTGCACAAGAAAGTTGcaaaaaaaagttctgaaatGTTAAGGATTTAATGAATGTGGTTGAAGTGGTTCCGCCCAAAAAACTAAGATGTCTTTGTTCTTTCAACCTAATTTCTGAGTATGTGCCCCAAGTATTTAATATATCTCACtatataaaaacaatttttatttcCTTGAAGTTTTCACTTCCTTTAAGTACAGCTTTACAGGAGGAGTGTTACCTGATGAAAGAATAGTCTCCAGATACATGGAACAGAGCAGGCGGGTCACAGTAAGTCTCATCTCTCGGCACTGGCTCCACCACACCTACCAACTCCCTCCTGTTATGACAACAGAGAGTCAGCACTGATGCAGGCTGATGCTGTGCACACAGCCTCTGAGCAGCCACTGAGTTTACACAACATAAAACACTGCTATACTTGTCTGTAATATTTCCACTTTTCATGTCATCACCATATTTGATTACAGTGACATTAGATGTCAACAGGTATTTTATGTAATTTACCAGTGAATTTTCACAGACTGCAAAAAATAACTGGAATATATACAGACACTTCATGTTTGTCTCTGCTTACTTCATCTCCCACCAGCgctccatccattcatccttGGACATGTTCCCTGCAAACACCTGCCACCTCCATTCCTCCAGCATGTAGGTGAATGGCAGTGTGGCCACAATGGTGAGTGCCTGTTTCAGCAGGAAGTTGATCTCCGTGTCTGCAAGGCAAAATACACCGAACAGTTTATGAAATAGAAAGTGAAGAGGTCAGGAAACTGTCTCTCTCAGgaaactctgtctctctgaaaagatgctaaaacaatTTTTACACaggaatattattatttttgggaCATTTAAATTAGCCCACTGCATAACCCAGAAGTGAAGAAAGGTCATGTTTTGCTTGATTTTCTGGTTTCACTAAAATAAACCGGTGATTACAGGTGTGACAAATAGCCCTAACGGTGTTACGGCTATTTTTATCCTGCATGCCATTAAAGGGCAGCAACCAAAAGACAGATCCCTCTACACAACTACTCTAGTTCGTTCAGATTTCTATTTCACTTCAGATTTCACTCTTGAAGGTAATATCTGCCTCTTCTGGAGAACTGATATTTCTTCGGTTTGATAAATGTCAGTGTTAGCTACATCCATTAGTAGTACCATTATCATAAATAAAGTCAGCTGGCAGGAGATCCAGGCTCTGCAGGTGTTTGGGCGTTGCAGCGGAGAGGGACATGATTTCTCCAACAGCCTCGTGGAAACCCTCATTGGCTCCGTCCCTCAGGAGGTAGGACAAGTTGCGATAAGCCATCTGGTACTGATTGTGACCCATCTCATGGTGCACTGTTAGGAAGTCATCCATGTTGACCTTGGTGCACATTTTGATTCTGAAAATATCACAGAGGAGGTGTTGATGTCAGCAGTTAAATTGTGTGATACAGACATGGCATGATACCATATCAGATATACTGTACCACTAAAACAGCCAATAAAATGTTTCTGATGAGTCAGATATAACAACCACTAAAGCCCAAGTTCAGTAAAATGAATTAAGGAGACAGGTGAAGTGCCACAGTTTTTCACTCCACCTTACTGCCATTCAGTAATTTTAACCCAAAATGACACTTTAGGAGCCATAAAACCTCACTTTTACACCCGTAGGCCTTGTAGTTAGACAAAATTTTGTTATAGACACTCAAACCTTCAAAACAGGAAGTGCCGGGGCAACTTTATGGATTAATAATTGACAACATTAAGACTCTGGTTATCTTTATCAGTAGGAAAGAATGACTCAGTGATTAATTGTCACCATTGTTACAGCAAGTTCATATTTATGGTTCTCATGTACTGATTTACAATTAGATTACTTTTGTCAGCATAGCAAGATTGTACTTCATGCACATCTATGCATTCAGTGAAGTATTGACAGCCTACCTGAAGTCCTCTCTGTTTCCCATGTCCCAGGCCGTGGGGTGACAGACCACGTTGCGTCCATCCTCAGGCTTTACCAGCATGGAGTTATTCCAGAAGTTTTCAAACATCTCATACAGGCCCACAGACATGAAGAACTTCTCTGCTTCTTTGAAAAGTTGTAGCTCACTCCAACCCTGATATTCAAGTATACATTTGGTAGATGATTTCAGTTCCAACAGAGGATTTTAAcatcttttttgtttcacttctgcATGCACTCTATTGCAAAACATGCTTTTAATGTCttatatgttttttgtttctttcctcttgtTTAATATACAAACAGAATAACAGAATCAACTACATTGTGCTGTACCTTCTCCACCATAGTTTTGCTGACATCAATATCTGGTTTTGCAGGGtaggggacagacagagggtaCAGGTTGGTCCAGAATCTTCCCCACATGTCACCTGAACAATCAACACCAAAGGTCATTATTTTTCACTCTAACTACTCTTAAGTAAACACTGAGAGGTTCTTATCTTTGTCAGATGTATGCAGTTGAAATCCTTTCAGAGGAGGACCTGAATGTATGAGTTTGAAAGCCAAACAAAGGACCAATTAGTCTCAGCCTAATATACATTACAtctgttgtatttcttttccctTTGTAACAGTGTTTGTCTTGTTACCTTTAAACAGCCAAAGGTTTTTaccaaatattaaaaatataaacaatttACTactttaaaatgctcatttaacaagcagctgttttttcattcccttcaatCAAACATAGGCAAAGTAGTAGTGATGAGACCTGGACAACAGAGGGAGACATACTTCAGTTCTGGCCTGGATCTTAGAACTTCTATGAACATTTGAATCCTTCTGCtctaaagctgtatttttttttattaattgacATTAATTGACATTAATTTGACTCTTCTTGGAAGTCCTTCTAGCTACATGTTTTTGTAATTGCAGTGCTTAATGCACTGTAAGATCATTTTGTCATATAATTTATGACGATGTTATACTACTTTTGTACACGTGACTTAAGCTACAGATTTGCTGTTAAGTGCTGAACTTTGCTCCTCTGCTGCAAAACAGACTCTTTTTGTACAATTTTGCATTTTTGaaattgtcttgtttttggtttttgttccTCAACATACCCAGCAGGTGGGCTGGCAGTGGTCCTTTTGAATCAATGTGTCCAGGGTAGACCTCCATAAGCCTGGCTCTCACATAGGCATGCAGCTCCTTGTATAATGGCAggatctgtgaaaaaaaaaaattactgttttttgtttttgttttttaacattttttatcaTTGTATTTATTCTGAACCTATGTCAAACATTTCAAAGTCTTTGGGTCTTTCCTTTAATCTAAGAGTTAATTTTTCCATAAGTAGTGAGATTGGAAGTCTTTTTAGCTGCTTGCTAAAAGATGGTACAACAACTGTATATTTGACTTtcagataaaaataatatacCATCTTTTTCTTCTAAAACTTAAGTAAACATACAGTAGGAAATACTGCAAGTAAACATGACTTGGGGCACAAAGAAGATCAAtatgagaaacacaaacaaatctgtgaatgcaaacaaatgtgtttccaatctgcctttttatttcttctccaaAATCATTAGTCCAACCGAGTTGTCTACTTTCTATGTTTTAGTgataaaatgtcttttgtaaatatttaaagaagTGAGTATTGagaatttgatgtttttgttgtaattCCTCAAATGTGAGGAGCTTGTCGTATAAACCCATTATCTTAGTAACCACAGAGACAAATCCACTGACATGGGTGGAGGTCAAACATACTTCTTTGTATATTGAACGGACGTCTTCCATCAGCTGATCTCTGGTGTACTTGTACTGAATGTCGTCCTCAATGGTCTCATAGTTATATCTCCAGTAAGCTCCATAGTCTTCAaaacctgtatgtgtgtgtcagagagaaacagatcaagagaaaaagaaagtgtaaGACCTACACAATTCAGTTTACAAAggtattttctatatttttagtTCATCATGTATGATCACTTAGCACTTTCAGCTATGTGCTTGTCCTTTGTCCTATCAGACAATATCTTCTAGAGTATTATCTTATATCTGTATAGTTTCTTCATGAAGTTATAGTCTGGGGTCAAAGTATTTCCACTGGATTTTATGGAAGggtagtaattttttttttaagataaattTAGTTTTCATCAAGaattaataaaaacaccaaGACTGAGATCATATACCATACTGTGGCTTCCCTATCatttacacactgaaaatattaTACATTCCCTTGATAGTACTCTAAAATATTACTACATGAAGTGGCATATTTCTCCTCTGAATGTATCACCGTTTAGTTTGGCAGCTTCATTCTTCAGATCCACATAATCTTCGTACAGAGGCCTCATCCTCttccccacctccctcctccagcCCTCCCACACATGCAGACGCTCATAGTAGTTTCGGCTGTTGGACATCACATGCTCCAGGCCTGTAAACAGAGGATCCCACAAGTCAGTGACACTGATCCCAGATAAATGtctaatgaaatgaaatctccTTTGCAAGGAGAAAATCTGCACTAAAACAAGAATGATAGTATTTTTTGTtaaagtactgtacttaagtagaACTATATGGTACCTGTACTTTGTTTGTCAATGTTATGATAATTAAAATTTATATTtaactacatttcagagggaaatgttgcagtttttactccactacactGATTcttaaagtacatttttctacaaatacttctgtatttttacttaagtaagattttGAAAGCATGAATGTTCTGTGTAATGGACACAACACATTGCTActtgtacttaagtaaaaggtCTCAGTACTTTTTCCATCCCTGTATGTTAGAGGTGTGTAAAAGTACCTACAGTATTTAACAATCTAAAAATACTCTGTTACCTAGACCTACAGAAGTAAATGTATCATCAGAAAAATGTGCTTGTGCTTTAAATGTCTTGTgagtagaaagaaagaaaaaataaagttctgccacacaaatctgttttcattttttagacttttctgtattctttgttgttttagtGAAATTTCAGAACAGTTATTTGAATGAAACCATGTGAAGTTCAAAAAGGGAATTCTCTCTTTGGTGGAACTGCAAATAGTcaaacatctgaaatgtgacaagGGGCCTTAACAAGGTCTGATTTTTTCATGAGCCAAAGACTggaaaacatttgtttaatcATTTAGAATGCATTGCATTTTATAAGCTCATCACGTcgtattttaaaatattaatctGAAAAGCTGTCAGATGTAGTGGGATGAAAGGTACAATATTTCACTCTAAAAAGTAGCGGAGCAGACCACTAGAAACATGCAGGTGTGATTCTgtatttaaaccttttttttttttgtcagagtctaaaattaaaaaactgaatattaCAATTACACAATTCCCGCAAAGGATTACAGTATCTTGGTAAAACTGTTGTTCAAAAACTTTTATAAAACCCATTTTCCACTGACTATGTTAATTATAAACTGCTTTATCTAACTTTGGCTGACAGTAGCAGGCAGCCACGCTGCCATAACCGGTCCTTATTAACAGAGTGTACCTGGCTCCAAAGTCTGGCAGTTATGGGGATCGTCCATCAGACACACTGTTGCTGTGCTGTAGATTGTGCTCATCTCACTCATGACCTTACTCAGCTGCAagtacatttaaaagaaaatgaaaggataaCATGTTTAACTCAAAACTACTGTAGTCCAGAGAATGAAACTTGTGTCTCTGCACCTTTTACAGACaagaaagaaacatgttttaagGCATaaccaaacacacatctgtaacAGAATGACATTTAACATGGAGCAATTGTCTTACATGTTCAGCCTTATCCTGGGATAGAGCACCAGAGCCTTTGTCTTGCAGGGAGATGAGTTGTAATTTGATTTCTGGATCCTTGATCTGGTCGATGGGAAATTTCTGAGATTCTACTGACATCTGGGTGTAGAAATTGCCCCAAATTTGCCCCTGTTCTGACTGTATAGAATAAAAGCAGACACATCAAATTATGTACATCAATAACCTACACTACATCTGTTATTTCATTTAACCAAACTCCTAAGTGACCACATGATCAATATCAAAACAGGATGTTTTCCCAATGCTTACCAGTTTGTCTGAGTTCTCCTTTGTGATGTTGGTGTTGTAGGCCCATGATGCCAGCGAGTACTGGTACATACGCTCAGTGGCTTCATTGTCAAACCTCTGCAGAAACTCCTTCGCCTGGCTCTCCACATCTGACTGGGCAGAAACAGCGCAGGACACAGCCAGCAGCGTTACAAGAATCATTGCAGACATCTTGGCTGCTTCAgctccatccacacacacaaactaactcTGAGAAGGAGGGACACTGTGCTCTGTTATACAGTTTCAATAACCTTCTGTGCTGCCTTGGCCTTTGGACAGTAGAGCCATAACTGAGGGTGTATCTGAGTTTTCATTTACAGATAGAACAGTGAACATCGCTGGGCTGTCTTCACAGAGGGGGAGTCTGTGTTATACTTTGATAGATTATCAGTCTGAAAATAGACACATAATCACTTTCGAAAGGTGTGCAGTTAGTATCATTAGTGTGTAGTGAGTGAATAAGCTCTTTTGATATGGTGTCTCTCTGTTGGCTATCACCCTGTGAACAGGAGAACACAAATCAAGATCTTCTGGCATAAAATTAAAAGCCTGATGTtatgaacaaaaaaacatgaaataaattgttttttttttcatgtaaaataataaactcttttaaatctttaatttttattcCTTGTTTTATTCCATATTTTCAAAAGGTTCACTATATATAAAGTTATTATCGTAACTATAATTTATAGTAGTACTAAAAAATAATCTGAGCACCaaagctgtaaaaagaaaaactgaagtgttTCCTCATGTGCACTCAGGGTCCTTGTTTTTTCTAATGATTTTCTCTAAGCGTCGTTTCTTAAAGAAACATAACCTTTTGAGGAGAAAAGGGCAAAGGAACAGGAAACAATACAATTAGACTAGCCTCCGACCTTCTCGTCATGTGGAAGTGGATTTCTGAGCACCAGACAAAATGCAAGTCATGCACTGCAATGCTGATAAGAAATCAGCTATGAGGGCAAGGTTTATTATTTAGATTTATTACAAGCACCAAAAGATTACTTaatattctctgtctctctctctttctctgctacAAGTCAATCATTAATCTACTAAAACATCAgtggaataaaaacataaaaaagaatcaGAATTGTCTTTGTATTCACAGTAGCAACATAACATCAGTTCAGGAAACCTTTCAATGCTCTGGTCTCAACTTACCACTTTACTCCTTAGTGAAGTGGCATCGTTGTTTGGATGAAGGTTTGTTTTTAGAGgcatttatctatttatttgtGCTTATGGGGAGCAATCAAACtaattgttgtttgttgttgttgttgtaataatgtttcaaagtcaaagttGCAAATACACTCAGAGCACCTGTATTACATCCCTGGGAACATTAACTTGGTGAAACAGTGCCTTCCTGTGGAAACAGTTGGAATGATTTTGCTCATTAAAGGACATTTTGCCTTACTTAAGTACTACTTGAGTAAGtatacttagttactttc contains:
- the ace2 gene encoding angiotensin-converting enzyme 2, yielding MSAMILVTLLAVSCAVSAQSDVESQAKEFLQRFDNEATERMYQYSLASWAYNTNITKENSDKLSEQGQIWGNFYTQMSVESQKFPIDQIKDPEIKLQLISLQDKGSGALSQDKAEHLSKVMSEMSTIYSTATVCLMDDPHNCQTLEPGLEHVMSNSRNYYERLHVWEGWRREVGKRMRPLYEDYVDLKNEAAKLNGFEDYGAYWRYNYETIEDDIQYKYTRDQLMEDVRSIYKEILPLYKELHAYVRARLMEVYPGHIDSKGPLPAHLLGDMWGRFWTNLYPLSVPYPAKPDIDVSKTMVEKGWSELQLFKEAEKFFMSVGLYEMFENFWNNSMLVKPEDGRNVVCHPTAWDMGNREDFRIKMCTKVNMDDFLTVHHEMGHNQYQMAYRNLSYLLRDGANEGFHEAVGEIMSLSAATPKHLQSLDLLPADFIYDNDTEINFLLKQALTIVATLPFTYMLEEWRWQVFAGNMSKDEWMERWWEMKRELVGVVEPVPRDETYCDPPALFHVSGDYSFIRYFTRTIYQFQFQKALCDAAGHTDALSTCDITGSTAAGTKLRNMLELGRSQSWTRALHTISGDVRMDARPLLDYFQKLHDWLKTENSKHGRTVGWSTAVDPYSEYAIKVRISLKAAMGDNAYSWNANELYLFKANIAYALRQYYSQKNETLLFTSENVLAYKETPRISFYIVVTNPSSPYMYIPKNDVEAAIRLCRGRINDAFKLDDRTLEFEGIPATLAPPVEQPVEVWLVVFGVVMGIVVLLGIYLVVSGVRERKKKSAKTVENPYDTNFDGQINKAFEDNDDEQTGF